The Toxorhynchites rutilus septentrionalis strain SRP chromosome 1, ASM2978413v1, whole genome shotgun sequence genome contains the following window.
TATTTTAGCAATGTGCTCAAATACTTTTTTATACATTGATTTCGATGAGTATTTTTTGACTGCACATCGATTTTTCACGATCATTTGTGAAAATATTAACTCTCATTTTTTCTCCCATTTCTGCAGCTTGGTGTCTATACACAAAAAAGTGTCGCAATAATAATAATGTAAAATGCTACAACATTCTTACACTTCATTATAACTTTTAATATGAGTCTCTGTGTAGAACGCATTACAATTTGAACACATACTTTCTGAATAGTATTAAAACATTGTTTGATGTTGTAAGCCGCTTCCGCGACACATATTCGTTCTCATTCGTTCATAAATTCCAACGTTTTTCAGATTATAATTGTCCGATCTTGAGCTAGACTAACCGCGGTTTCTAGCTTTCAGAATTTCGGATCGAGCCCGGCTGAGGTATGAATTAGTAGATTTTCGGTCTTGAGCTAAattcgatacgaaaatattcaatGATATTGGGTTTAACTCGATTCGAATGATTGAAACATATATTGGTCTTGGGCCGAACCCAACTTAATATGGTGAATAAGTAGGATTTTACGTATCAATCCGGACTCCGTTTGTTTACATCTCTCATCAGGAGCTACACTCTAATTCAAGATACCAtaaatatataatcgagtctgtatataatcgagttcgatcTGCTACTTCAGGAATCCGGTTTTGTTATCGTTGTTTTAGTTGAAATCCTGatcaagaaaatcaattttactctcgttAGTTTGCGCCTGCGAACTACGGTTTGCAAGGAAAAAGCTCACAAACATTTGTTTACAAATGGTGTTAGGTCTTTTTATATTGTTGATCCAGAATTGGACTGTTCTATAATCGAATTTGTGAAGTATTGCTGTATTTGCCTGATAATAGAGTGATCAAACTACTCCTCTTCGGAATTCGAAACATGCATCgtaacttgattcaaattccgaacactatttaattattaattttacggTAGAATATACCAGAGAATGCCTGGATTTTCATTATTcagttatttataacattaaagttaagtaaatttacatttaaaaatgaggtgttcgaaatttgaggcAAAACGGTAATTGAGCATCATTATCATACAGCAGAAGCAGTTCAGTTCGCAAGTCAAGAGCATCATCACCACCGTTGTTGGACGAAAAACAGATGGATGCCGAAAAACTTGGGGCCCCAAAAACAAAAACCGAGTCTGGAAAGTTTTCCGCGCAATAACCATTCTCAACATTAAGCATCCCATCGCATCAGCAAGCATTGCTCAATTCCTCTAGTTAAGACCAGATCAGAATACGGAACAACGCTCAATCGCTCAGTCCCCTCTATTCCTCAAACTCAACACAACATTTCCCGCGTCGTCGTCGTCAGGTCCGGTCAGCTGGAAGTCCAACATCATTGCTCAGTTtgcgtgaaaatttgtattaaTTAAGACGTCTTTCAATTGGGTGGAAAAAGTTTTGCATCTCGTTATCGGTCGTCGCGAGTTCGCGAGCAGAAGaaccagaaaaaaaagaagtgtATAAAAAGTTTGCGCGATGACGGAAAACAGCAGCACCGTGGTTCCACCGCCCCGATACCATCATCCGGTGGCGTCTTCCCAGCAGAACCATCAGACCCATTTACCGCCGAGGCCAGCAATCAGCAATAAACCGCCACTTTCGATAATCAAATTCCTAGAGTTGGTACGCGATCAGATTAAttgattcaaaattttcgtcCTGGTTCCGCCGACAGTAATGGGATTGAATTTCCCTTCCGTGCCGATGGTGCCGATGGGCGAAACGGAAATGGAACCGTCACAATCTCTTCCGAGCCATCGGAGGTCGTTTGATCAGCCACCGGAAAAGAAAGAGAGGGGGGGGGTATGGGAAGAAAGTGTTCAGCATGTGGAGAAGTGAAACACTATATCCGTCGTTTGATCTTGCAGTTTGCAATCCGTTTTTCTCcgttttttcaacattgttgtAGAATCGAAACGGCTGAGCAGATTCTCTACTGCTTTTATTGGACTAATGTAATCaaaatttaataaatgataTGTTTTGGAAATATTCGTACGAGAATTACTAGTGAAGCCTGTTAAAGAGTTCTCTCTTGTGCCGGTTCTGTATTTGTTCATATTTGTAGTTGTTTTGtgttacattaaaaaaaatttcatcgctAGCcacaattttttcacatttttctgacaATTTACGGATTCCGTGCGAAAGAAGCGTTCGTCTTTCGAAACCTAGAATGAATCCAGCCAGTTTTTAATATCCTGTTCTGGAGTAAAGTGTATTCCACTCAAAATTCATATGGAACATAATTTCCTTGCTTTTGGATGTATCCTGCGGCTCTGAGTCGTTTATAAACAGCTTGTCAAGTTACTCGTAATTATTCTGAAAGCTCTGCATTGCAATATTGATCGAGTAATGTCTCTAATTTTTCGTTTCTTTCTTTTCACTTTCAAATCGTCCAAATCCCTACAAAACTTGTCCTTTGATGCAGAGTCACTATAAACTTCCACAACCATTCAATGCGCTTCAGCTGCACTTTTTGTCCAAAGAATACAGCACATCAAGCCTTCCCGCAAATGGTGCTTATTTGCAGCGAAACACGATCATTTCAACACAGTACAAATTAAATATGTTCTGCAAAGCACAACGACttgtaaaaaatatacactTAATAACAATATACGATTGAACAAAAATCAGCTGTCACCGTTGACTATTTATAGCTCCTTGGGCCATCTTGTGTTTAGGGAACGAATTAAGTTACACACCTAGTGTTTTAGAAGTAAATAACTTTTAGTGCTATCCTAGATGGTTTTTATAAGTTTACTCCCACAAATGCgcgataaacttgattgtttctatcagccAAATTAGAACTCTCCAGTTGCTCTAGAATACTTTgacactacactgttatttcTCTCAccttcgctgaaaaaaaatatttttaacactTCCTAATAGACCTTCTTTTAGGTGCACCGAAAACtacgatttttactccaatgTGTTCTTAGTGGTttacatatatttttgtttcgagACTGTTAGTGAAAATGGTTATTTGATTGATTTTCGcaaattatttgatttttttttttggcaaattatttttaattttttcattagggtgaccatttccattgtaaggtgataaaaaaaaaatttctcttatttccaaaaaattacttttttcaaaaactcatacctcttgaactactgagccgattcaaACTGACATATTAACATATTAGTTGACATATACAAATTAAAGCCTTTTAGTTGGTCTTTTtatattttactagctgacccggtaaacttcgtcccgcccaaaatttatttttcgttatcacatcaacGTTTTATTacaaagcgcacgttcatgggtccaatcgaagaactgttcattgattgatcgtctaacttaccctttaaaattatataaaatatatatagaattCCGTAATTCTTCCAAAACTCGATATtagaatatcaaattattttcagacacattgaatttttcgaattttcccatttccttcagagttttccgaaaatcttcaattgtcatgtttggttggaatatgtttggttgaaatatgtgcactatttttatgggacgccctctcctttccagaggaggaaggggtgtcataccatcatagaaacatttctcgtacccaaaaaccctcacattcaaaatttggctccatttgcttgattagttctcgagttatgcagaagtttgtgtttcatttgtatagcagcccccctttagagagggggaggagtgtcgaactactatagaaacgtttcgtgccccccgaaacctccacatgccaaatatggctcaatttgcttgattatttctcgagttatgcagaaatttgtgggaggaggggtctcgaactattatAAGAACCATTCCCGACCCCAAaaaaccctacataccaattttcatgtcgaccggttcagtagtttccgagtccataagaatcagacagacagacagacagaaatccatttgtatatatatagatgtttAATACTacagtttcagaaaaaaaaagatttttcagaccTCCGCACAGTGGGACCGTTCTGAAAAAAGACGTCAAAAATCTTACATAATACCCATCTATCAGTCCTTCAGAGATATAACTGTTTTTCAGGGGAGACTATCTCAAGACTAGTTTTTTAACTAAAATTATACCTAAATAACATTATATCAACTCAACATTTTCCACAAAGTTTTAAATAACATGGGAATACGAAAAATGTTCTAGGTATGCTATGTTTTATCTTAATATATTGGTAACCATCAAAATTCAACTTACAGAGAATGTTTTTGGAGGTTTCTATAAGATTGCCCATGACATCTGACCCTCTGATAAGCAGCTTTCGAATacgaaaatcgaaaaaggtCCAATTGCTATCACAAACTACAATAAAACTACTGCGAAATAACTCAAATTTGAGCTTTGATAGTGAGATAGAATCAGAAATTGATTTAAAAATGAGTATAATGCGAATAAACATCAATAGTAGATAAAGTATGAAGAAAACAGAGTAAAATGTTGAGTAAATTGCGCTGTAAAAATTGGTATAAAAAGTGATGTCCCCGATAGTTCCCGAGATCGAAAAGTAGTATGCAAAGTAGGATGCAATGACgtgcacatttttgaataatttaatgaAGAAAAGTGACATATCTTTGCTTGCTAACCACTGTACATCGCAATGGCGTCATTTAACACTAATAGTGTCTTCAGAAATTATATGTATTCCCAtgttatctaaaactttgtggaacgtGTTGAGTTAATATAATGTAATTTAGGTATAACTTTAgttaaaaaactagttttgagatgGTCTCCACTAAAACACAGTTATATCTCTGGAGGACTAATAGATAGATATTATGTATCTTCAGcaaagtttcatgaaatttatagCTCTACAATGTTGCTTAAGCCAtaactctgatttttggatatatatTGTGAACAAAAtctcagctttaaaaaaaaaaaataaaaaatagagtaCCCTTGGTCCcgtgaccatgaaaactatacaaAAACAAATCTCAAaaagatcttcttcttcttcttcttcttcttctcttcttttcttcttcttcttttgttaCCATACCATACCATAGCGGTATGAACTCACTGGGTTAGaatctgttgattttttttttgaggtacgACTACCTCTTTGATTTTAATACAGAGGGAtcgctctacgaaaaatgttaagaaaaattaagagatttcaaatgcatattacgcaaatcgaacattatttcaccataAAAACTACTACTCTCGGTGGTGTAGAATAAGACTTATAAGGATAACACAATGcagtattttcaacatttcattTGTTGTTACAAAAGAGTTAAAacaacagatttctgaacaatgaaaagaattacattaaaTTGTTCCGAACATTCATACTCCAACGTCAAATTTACGTCCTTGGCCCTAGGCTCATACCCTTCTACTTTtgtgtttcagataaccagaaggactggaatcgtgtacgccagggTACTACTTTTTTCCGAACACCTTCACTTCACCAGTTCGTaaccatttcaattttaaatattcccGTTTAATTCTTGTTGTGTTGttaaaagatgaagaaaaaaataataaaatgatgaatggtaaaaatattctttgtttttttttgttcccagCTTGAAAAAACGTTCATAATTCTGACCTCTACACTAGAAAAAGCTTAAGTTTAAAAATGTACTGCTGTACTGTGTTTGTATAAaaatcaaaccaaactttatctgtcaaaaagtgtcaaatatttgacgtctggacaaacagtgtacggccaccttaagtgcCAAAGTGCTAAGTCTTTCgagccaaattaaaaaaatacacttaTGATAATCGCAACAATTGCAGCCGTGTATAAGTGATAACTGATGCACGGTTTCCTCGAAGATGTTTTCCAAGGCGTCAATCATCTGCGCGTTATCGAAATAGACCAGAGACCCTGTATAGCcccaaaaaatattccaacaccCACGGGtcaattaaataaaattagtcGTTCGTCGCATCtttttcaataaatcaaatGTGGCACGCTCGATGTGGCATGTTGCATCTTCTGGTGAGGACAACAGCTCCTCTATCAGCCAttacatgccaaaccgatatagtggttctcagatttccgtcaaAAGTGGCAGttttgcaaaacattagacccatttccattttagggttgtccgaaaaattatcttttttcctttttttccaaaaattacttttttttaaaattcataactttggaactactaaaccgatccagatgatcgacatatctaattaaagccaatttttgaaaaaatactacacctgcagaaaattcgaattctgttctcgttattattgattgtattcgttttttattgttttcatagttctGAAAAGCTAAggacataacatatgtcgaaaccagagaggcgtttttttcgtttttgagttatgatttttcatagtTAACCGATGTtccagaaattcatttttccctttttttccaaaaatgacttttttcaaaaatttattacttttgaacaactggaccgattcacATAGTTTCCGATAATTTTAACATCGTTTCCAGTGCCTGGCCACAACTTGTACGGTCCTACATTACTACAGCTTCGATGACGGCGATCTCGTCACCGGTTTCGTATCGACAGGAACGTTCTGCGGATATATTGTCATCCTGTTCACCGTTATGATTGGTAATTATACAAAAGCTCCGTATCCGAATCATCATTGATTAACAGTAGCTCGCAATCCGCAGGTTATTTGATGAAAGCTCACGTCCACCGGCGACTCAACCTGTTCTACAGCCTGCTCGGCTGCGGCCTCTTCCTGACCTCGGGTATATTCATCATCGGTGCCTGGGAGCACGCCTTTCGTACGCGAACTCGAGATCTGGCCATCACCAAAGGATCGATTGCAATAATCAACGGAGTTATCTTCCTGATGGACACTATTTTCACCTTTCGCGATAGAAAGTGAGCAGACCCACTTTAACTCGTAGCCTAAATCTGTCGGCTCTTTCCGCCAATCACTCGCCCAATCACCGTCTAATTTAGTTGAAACTGGCTGAAACAAGTTCGTTGACCGCTTGGACCGATATCGATTCGCTCCGAACTCTCTGGCTCGCGCAAAACTGCATACAGCGGCCAACGTCAACGTCACTTTCCCATCCGAAACATTACCCTGCTAGAAGCGAACAGACGCGTTCAAATAATTGGGATATCTACTGCCCACCCAACCGGGTTAACCCCTCAACTCAAGTGTCGACAACAACTCGGCAACTCAAAAGCGCTACGCTGAAATGTGCCAAACATTTAGTTCCGTCAGTTCTCCCATTTCACGTTAATAAATTTGATTATGCACAAATTATTTGTTTCATTGTTGCCTCTTCGCCGCGTGCGGCCTCGTTGCACTCCGAATCAAAAAACGGAACGCGAACGAAACGTGGGAATACGGTTGAAAACACCTGTTTTAATTTTGAGTGCATTGTGTACACGATTGCACAAAACTGCTGTTTGCATATTTTACGGTCGCGCATATGTTATTGATTGAAACCGAACTGACTGAAATGCAATTCTTCATTTGGCGTTTATCCGACTATCAAACGACAGGTAATCAGCACTGATAACGAGCGGTGACAGTTTACGGTTTGTTAATCAACAATTGGCGCCGTTACGTTTTGGGCGGGGAGGGGCGTTTTTGTTACTCGGAGCTGAATTTATTGTCTGGATGATTTTAATCCAATAACAAACGTTTTTGAACACGGCAATCTATCTGTGTTCTTTAATAGTGGATATGTATTTTAATCTACATTTGATGCATTTTCCATATTGTAGATATTGTAGAGAGGAGCGTCGATCAGGACCGCAGCTTCGCCGGCTCAATACTGCTAAGACTGCTAAGGCTGCACTTAGAAAACACTCAAAATACCGTCTCCCAAATTTAATGCAAAAATATGTACAACTTAACCGTCAATACCAAAGAACAAGCAAACGGTGCCATGTAATTTACCTACATGATATTCATCGAAAATTAAAGAGTTCTATTTTAAAACAGTGATAGGTAAGGCGATTCATCATgttaatcaattgaatcttgatgcaaTATTCGTTGTTACTAATCCTCCATAAGGCAGTGCTTTCAACCGAGTTGAACGTCCAATGGCTCCTCTTTCCGGGAGTTAGCAGGTTTAATAAttggatgaaaaactcaaaacaagggATCGGAAACTGGAAGCGAAATAAGCGGAATTTGTGGGGTATCCAAGTTGTTTGCTCGTGCCGTGAGAACATCCCAGTACATTCTGCAAGTAATGAAATGTAACAACAGGAACTGCTGCATTAAAACAAGGAGCAGCTACTGTTGGAATTTATACCAAATtgtttagtcccgatgaaaACCAAATATGGATCAACCAGACCATCCCCGATTATATCTGTTTTACTGCCCtgcacccacacacacacacacatacaagaTGAGGCACCTCAATGTGAATACAACGCTGATGAGACAGACTGCATCCAAAGTCATAGTTGTGTGAATGTCGAATTCAGTCATAAATATAGGGGGAGGTGGCCCTGATCCGACTTCCTAAACTGCAAGAgccattcatcacataaaagtatttttgacgtaggactacgtctttgatttctatataggggggtcactctaggAAAAATTTAAcgttttttaagaattttcaaatgcatattacgcagaatcattCTTACAGTATATGTTAGAATagataccattagacggcaattttatccagcattttttttcgcctgagacatcaatagtggaaataatgaaacaaatgagcaatttaacaaataatagaggtatgttttgcgagcggatgcgaatgtaaatcatgtattatgcattcttttttccaacttcgttcccatgaaagttgtatgtaacacaaaaatgcgtgcaataattcgttctatctaataAATTagcaaagtaatcagatgcaagatttcatgcatcattcAAACTTCAcgcaaaatttcatcaaagGAACGAgtaaagtgtcacccatacagtgatcgttcattaatttggaggaggcagcgattataatgcgaggacttattgagattggcattacatcgcatcacaaaaatgaaacgaaatgaaatgttaataatcttcatgactcatattcataattctcaacgACTATAGATGCTATAgatgcctattatcggcaatagaaccaatacgacttgattgtgatagtcggcaaatgaacattatttcaccgaaaaagctactgctatcgatgcctaataataagaataagacaatggaaagaaatcacaataccatagctattcaTTGAGAATAAAGCAACTTCGTGATTTCATCTGTATTctatctcaaaatatcacgaaatcgtgagtatgttcaacttgttttttcgtttcttccccataaatttcatattcaatgtaatcaatgtggaggcgatctggcgtagtggtgacATCCATgcttctcacgctaaaggtcacgagttcaattctcactcccgacattcttccaaaaatggaagtaaaagtgacgaaccagccaaatgagttgaaagtcactataaacagttaaaaaaaaaaaaatgtaatcaatgacgatataatttttttgtttacctattcatatatacttcatctaccattccaccctgttatatgtctcactgatattcattaatcattttcagttagacagttgaacttcctgccagaagcttattgtctttctttgttcgttacaaaccgtgtgaacgttatgagtacatacaacaaacggccctcttcagggctactatttagagtttcaaaagagttaaactaatagatttctgaacaatgaaaagaaattcatttcaaataaccgagtgttctgaacaatcacagtcctacgtcaaactttcgtccgtgcccctagctGTGAATATCCGGTCTACTTGTAGGCCGTTGTTTTTGCCCCGGGGCCCGGTAAACACGTCTGACCTCTGCAATGACTGGAGCGAGGAAGCGCCTTTTCCGTTTGACGTGTTCAGATGAGCTGTCGGGCCGAGCTCCAGGTCTGCTTGTCGGCTtgctacactgagaggaatagttagtaaatacgacgatttttttggtaaatattaccaattcgcTAGTCATTTTCGACACTACTAATTATTAGTACATTCTACCAAAACAAATTGGTAGACacaaatttcaaacaaaacCACGGTTTGTAAATCCAATGTTGGCTCAATTTCGGAGCAATATCAATGGTGATGTTGGCCCTCATTTGTAAAGGGATAATAACAGTAATAACGATATTTGtcgaataataaattttcatttcgaaagctgtgttcaaataattttattcttATTTATATTCTAATATTAATATTCACACAAACCTTTGCCGTTTTTCATTTTCGTAGAAGTTTGTTGTGAGCGGCAGTTGGGCCATCAGCGCTTTTCATATACCCACTTATTCACCTACGGAGTCGGACGGGACATCGAAACATCATTCCTCGATAATGCATGCCGTACGCTCTCCGCTCTCCTTGATGTGGCTTACGTTGTAACAACCGCAAGCAACACGTGGAATAGTGGTAtttctacaaaataaaataaatatttagatACAATGAAtcaacagaaacaaaatgtttaCCTCCGTATCGCTTCACTTCCACTAAAGAAATGGCGAATGCACACACACAGTTGCTAAGCATGAAAATACTCAAGGTTACTAATGCTATGAAGTAGAATGTACGAAACGTTGGTAGAGATGTACATTGAATCTGACATCAGTTTTACAAGActttggtaatatgtacaaaaaatgtgtacattttaccaatttttttcagaatttttagagtgtttttcgcggtacaaaacaaattatatatattttcaggcatttcaaaattttgaaagaaatattactttgagacccacttttgctctaagTTTTACTTAAAtgcattcgtatgtgttgttcatatgtagcgtaattttttcttaaagttttaagaggattgcgcgaaaaaaaaattattttggcctttgggcatttttagtttattttgaaattagagacccagtactgctctgacatttatttatattttgttttttatatgtctaaattttgtcggtatatttagggTATTGCgctgaacaaagattttttttctcatatcttgaAATATATGAGATCATCTTTACatcggatttagatggtttactaaattcataggagtcagcagtacgataaagccctgtgagaaaaaaaaagtccttgTGGGAAGaacattcggattaatgagaaaaacacttataaacatccaaattat
Protein-coding sequences here:
- the LOC129761585 gene encoding uncharacterized protein LOC129761585, producing the protein MTENSSTVVPPPRYHHPVASSQQNHQTHLPPRPAISNKPPLSIIKFLELCLATTCTVLHYYSFDDGDLVTGFVSTGTFCGYIVILFTVMIGYLMKAHVHRRLNLFYSLLGCGLFLTSGIFIIGAWEHAFRTRTRDLAITKGSIAIINGVIFLMDTIFTFRDRK